From one Pontibacillus sp. HMF3514 genomic stretch:
- the hpt gene encoding hypoxanthine phosphoribosyltransferase gives MHNDMEKVLISEEEIQEKIKEMAGKLTEEYSGNFPLAIGVLKGAMPFMSDLLKRVETHLEMDFMDVSSYHGGTESSGEVKIVKDLDTKVEGRDLLIIEDIIDSGLTLSYLVDLFKYRKARSIKIVTLLDKPSGRKGDVKPDVAGFEIPDEFVVGYGLDYQEKYRNLPYIGVLKPSVYGGDK, from the coding sequence ATGCATAATGACATGGAAAAAGTCTTAATCTCTGAGGAAGAGATTCAAGAGAAAATTAAAGAAATGGCTGGGAAGCTAACAGAAGAGTATAGCGGAAACTTCCCATTAGCTATTGGGGTTTTAAAAGGTGCTATGCCTTTTATGTCTGATTTGCTAAAACGCGTGGAAACACATCTTGAAATGGATTTCATGGACGTTTCTAGCTATCATGGCGGAACCGAATCATCTGGAGAAGTGAAAATCGTAAAAGATTTAGACACAAAGGTAGAAGGAAGAGACTTACTCATTATCGAAGATATTATCGATAGTGGTTTAACGCTTAGCTATTTAGTGGACTTATTTAAATATCGTAAAGCAAGATCCATAAAAATTGTTACACTCTTGGATAAGCCATCTGGCCGCAAGGGTGATGTAAAACCAGATGTAGCTGGTTTTGAAATTCCTGATGAATTCGTTGTCGGGTATGGGTTAGACTATCAAGAGAAATACCGTAATCTTCCGTACATTGGTGTATTAAAACCATCTGTATATGGTGGAGACAAGTAG
- a CDS encoding PAS domain-containing protein, which translates to MRERRVREDVFAKLLEQAVDHTQIGVTITDPNQDDNPIIYCNDGFLHLSGYEKEEVIGKNCRFLQGANTNRDAKEKIKSAIRAQEQVSVEIINYRKNGEEFWNDLHIDPIYIEEEGLYYFVGIQKDITEQKKSEEQLKTSLKEITALSTPIVPITEGVSVLPLIGNMDMERLQIISDNITKKMTEAKHETLIMELSGLNDVDDEVIHGIFRFNDVLQLLGTDLVIAGISPQLALKATQLDLDLSSMKTFATVKEAIQQHAVQQ; encoded by the coding sequence ATGCGTGAGAGAAGGGTTCGCGAGGATGTATTTGCGAAATTATTAGAACAGGCCGTTGATCATACGCAAATAGGCGTGACCATCACTGATCCAAACCAAGATGATAATCCAATTATTTATTGTAATGATGGATTTTTGCATTTATCAGGATATGAGAAGGAAGAAGTTATAGGCAAAAACTGCCGCTTTTTGCAGGGGGCTAATACTAACCGGGATGCTAAAGAAAAAATAAAAAGTGCGATACGGGCACAAGAACAAGTTTCTGTTGAAATCATCAATTATCGAAAGAACGGAGAAGAATTTTGGAATGACTTACACATTGATCCGATTTATATAGAAGAAGAGGGTCTGTACTATTTTGTTGGTATTCAAAAAGATATCACAGAGCAAAAGAAGTCAGAAGAACAATTAAAAACTTCTCTAAAAGAGATTACTGCACTCTCAACACCGATTGTTCCAATTACTGAAGGTGTTTCTGTCCTTCCGCTTATCGGAAATATGGATATGGAACGTTTGCAAATTATTTCAGATAATATTACAAAGAAAATGACAGAGGCAAAACATGAGACACTCATTATGGAACTTTCCGGATTGAATGATGTTGATGATGAAGTGATTCATGGCATTTTCCGTTTTAATGATGTTTTACAGTTACTTGGTACAGACCTAGTCATCGCAGGTATATCACCACAACTTGCTTTAAAAGCAACACAACTGGATTTAGATCTTTCATCTATGAAAACATTTGCTACAGTAAAAGAAGCGATACAGCAACACGCTGTTCAACAATAA
- the yabQ gene encoding spore cortex biosynthesis protein YabQ translates to MSLSTQFLTMLVMFGSGLYLGMAIDTFRRFERYWKEKHILTYALEILFWILQGLVIFYFLFIANQGELRLYIFLSILCGFAAYQSLVRTTYLNVLEVLISWAVALIQFGRRMFNLLVYRPIQWVILLIIKLLIGVWALFVWLFWVLLKVVWFPIQLIGRILWWFIPKNAKNYLRKLAGIYSKIKNIILKWWTYIQNKRR, encoded by the coding sequence ATGAGTTTAAGCACGCAATTCCTTACGATGCTCGTTATGTTCGGGAGTGGTCTATATTTAGGTATGGCCATTGATACATTCCGTCGGTTTGAGCGTTACTGGAAGGAAAAACACATATTAACTTATGCCCTTGAGATTCTTTTTTGGATTCTCCAGGGCTTAGTTATCTTTTATTTCCTTTTTATTGCGAATCAAGGCGAATTACGCTTATATATTTTTCTATCAATTTTATGTGGCTTTGCCGCTTATCAATCCCTCGTTCGGACAACCTACTTAAATGTGCTTGAAGTGTTGATAAGTTGGGCTGTAGCACTTATCCAGTTCGGAAGACGCATGTTTAATTTACTCGTTTATCGTCCAATTCAATGGGTTATATTATTAATTATAAAGTTACTTATTGGGGTATGGGCTTTATTTGTTTGGTTGTTTTGGGTCCTTCTTAAGGTTGTGTGGTTTCCAATTCAACTGATAGGTCGCATATTATGGTGGTTTATACCGAAAAATGCGAAAAATTACTTAAGGAAGTTAGCAGGGATTTATAGTAAAATAAAGAATATAATACTAAAATGGTGGACCTATATCCAAAATAAAAGGAGGTAG
- the tilS gene encoding tRNA lysidine(34) synthetase TilS, translating into MFNLKVDQFARKHQLFKYGATILIGVSGGPDSMALLHYFLQKREAWQFRLVVLTIDHQLRGNESESDVQYVALQCEKWGIEYKVASLDVPTYKQKHGMGTQAAARAVRYQFFEECMDTYQADLLALGHHGDDQVETLYMGMMRGVEPMHIHGIPEKRPFGQGQLIRPFLGVTKGEIEAYCKQNHIQPRYDESNESPYYTRNAFRMKVLPFLKEHNPKIHEHMQKYHEYREDDEDYLQRKAKRIFDSSMFQKQGQKMVVDRTEFLSIPRPLQRRTFHLILNYLYQQTIYDGSYLHWEQYIRMMEDETPQASIDMPLGLTVVRSYETVTFTFDQTEVVPFHYPLQVPGEVQLPNGAMIQAYINDRYQDEGLYHFACDINNITLPLTVRTRNPGDRISIRGMDGHKKVKNLFIDEKIPQIERDQWPIVTDASGKLLWIVSLKKARIKTSSKPEAWLHLMYKNQENF; encoded by the coding sequence TTGTTTAACCTGAAGGTCGATCAATTTGCTCGAAAACACCAGCTTTTCAAATATGGTGCAACCATTTTAATAGGAGTTTCTGGAGGGCCTGACTCTATGGCCCTTCTTCATTATTTCCTTCAAAAGCGGGAAGCTTGGCAGTTTCGACTTGTTGTGCTGACAATCGACCATCAATTGAGAGGGAATGAATCAGAGAGTGATGTGCAATATGTCGCATTACAATGTGAAAAGTGGGGGATAGAGTATAAGGTAGCCTCATTAGATGTTCCAACATATAAGCAAAAACATGGAATGGGGACTCAAGCTGCTGCAAGGGCTGTGCGTTATCAATTCTTTGAGGAATGCATGGACACCTATCAGGCGGACCTATTAGCTCTTGGACACCATGGTGATGATCAAGTGGAAACATTGTATATGGGGATGATGCGAGGGGTTGAACCCATGCACATACATGGAATCCCAGAGAAAAGACCTTTTGGACAAGGTCAGCTTATCCGTCCCTTTTTAGGGGTAACGAAAGGTGAGATAGAAGCGTATTGTAAGCAAAATCATATTCAGCCTAGATACGATGAATCGAATGAATCACCTTATTATACGCGTAATGCTTTCCGGATGAAAGTTCTTCCCTTTTTAAAAGAACACAACCCGAAAATTCATGAACATATGCAAAAGTATCATGAATATCGGGAGGATGATGAGGACTATTTGCAACGTAAAGCAAAACGAATTTTTGACTCTTCCATGTTTCAAAAACAAGGTCAAAAAATGGTTGTAGATCGAACCGAATTTCTATCTATTCCTCGTCCTTTACAAAGGAGAACCTTTCATCTAATATTAAACTATCTTTATCAACAGACCATTTACGATGGTTCTTACCTTCATTGGGAACAATACATACGAATGATGGAAGATGAAACACCTCAAGCATCAATCGATATGCCGTTAGGGTTAACCGTTGTTCGTTCATATGAAACGGTCACTTTTACGTTTGATCAAACAGAAGTTGTACCCTTTCATTATCCATTACAAGTACCAGGAGAAGTCCAGTTACCAAATGGTGCAATGATACAAGCTTATATCAACGATCGTTACCAAGATGAGGGTCTTTATCACTTTGCTTGTGATATCAATAACATAACTCTCCCTCTTACTGTTCGTACAAGGAACCCTGGAGATCGTATTTCCATAAGGGGAATGGATGGACATAAGAAAGTGAAGAATTTATTTATTGATGAAAAGATCCCTCAGATAGAGCGCGATCAGTGGCCAATTGTAACAGATGCTTCAGGAAAGCTTTTGTGGATTGTGTCACTAAAAAAAGCCCGAATCAAAACAAGCTCAAAGCCCGAAGCCTGGTTACATCTCATGTATAAGAACCAAGAGAACTTCTAG
- a CDS encoding VWA domain-containing protein has product MNKGTLKQILLITDGCSNKGEDPAAVATLALQQGITVNVIGVLENEQSEQPEGLEEVEEIAMSGGGYSQVVYAKSLSQTVQMVTRQAMTQTLQGVVNQELQQILGQEQNIEELPPEKRGEVMEVVEDLGETCDLEVLVLLDTSASMHNKLPTVQDALFDLSLSLNARTGNNRFSIYSFPGKRGKDVSKVMDWTPQLESISSVFPKLTSGGITPTGPALRQAMNQFAPKKRSLRSFLSRDESTMEESGD; this is encoded by the coding sequence ATGAATAAAGGGACATTAAAGCAGATTTTGTTGATTACGGATGGATGCTCAAATAAAGGGGAAGATCCTGCAGCTGTTGCTACACTTGCTTTACAGCAAGGAATTACAGTAAATGTAATTGGTGTTTTGGAAAATGAACAATCGGAACAACCTGAAGGATTAGAAGAAGTTGAAGAGATTGCAATGTCTGGTGGTGGGTATAGCCAGGTCGTTTATGCCAAGTCACTTTCTCAAACGGTTCAGATGGTCACAAGGCAAGCCATGACCCAAACGCTACAAGGTGTAGTGAACCAGGAACTTCAACAGATCCTTGGACAAGAGCAAAATATAGAAGAATTACCTCCAGAAAAACGAGGAGAAGTCATGGAAGTTGTAGAAGACTTAGGTGAAACTTGTGACTTGGAAGTTTTGGTTTTACTAGATACAAGTGCGAGTATGCATAACAAACTTCCAACCGTTCAGGATGCTCTATTCGATTTATCTCTTAGTCTAAATGCACGTACAGGGAACAACCGCTTCTCTATATACTCGTTCCCAGGAAAACGAGGTAAAGATGTAAGCAAGGTGATGGATTGGACACCGCAACTTGAATCGATTTCATCTGTTTTTCCGAAGCTTACAAGTGGAGGGATTACACCAACCGGACCAGCTTTGCGCCAAGCAATGAATCAGTTTGCTCCAAAAAAACGAAGCTTGAGGAGTTTCTTATCTCGTGATGAATCAACAATGGAAGAGTCAGGGGATTAA
- a CDS encoding protein kinase family protein: MNQQWKSQGINLPIGSVVTGKWHNHSYLIRKKLGSGACGTVYLADQGNQQVAIKFSQNGSSITTEVNVLRTFQKVQGKRLGPSLLDVDDWVQPNGSQISFYAMEYLKGKELSTFIQKHGQEWLGILMVQLLKDLGDLHEAGWVFGDLKPENLIVTFPPARLRWIDVGGTTQIGRAIKEYTEFYDRGYWGLGSRKAEPTYDLFALAMVMIHVYYPKRFEKGKDPEKTLMRHLHQASSLKPYANAIQKALYGKYRSSKEMERDITNQLMNASNNRSNDQQSSRSHSRIHRKQQQKTVQKRNNSSPSQAKYIWEGAGIIVVVCMFYILYVILQWI; this comes from the coding sequence ATGAATCAACAATGGAAGAGTCAGGGGATTAATCTCCCGATAGGGTCGGTGGTCACAGGGAAGTGGCACAACCACTCCTATCTCATTCGCAAAAAACTTGGGTCCGGTGCTTGTGGGACAGTGTACCTTGCTGATCAAGGGAATCAACAGGTTGCAATAAAGTTTAGCCAAAATGGTTCCTCTATCACAACAGAGGTCAATGTGTTACGAACATTTCAGAAGGTCCAGGGTAAGCGCCTTGGACCTTCTTTATTAGATGTAGATGATTGGGTGCAACCGAACGGAAGCCAAATTTCTTTTTATGCAATGGAGTATTTAAAAGGGAAAGAATTATCGACCTTTATCCAAAAGCATGGCCAAGAATGGTTGGGAATACTGATGGTTCAACTTCTAAAGGATTTAGGTGATTTGCATGAAGCTGGCTGGGTTTTCGGTGACTTAAAGCCTGAGAACCTTATTGTAACGTTTCCTCCAGCCAGATTACGTTGGATTGATGTAGGGGGGACGACACAGATAGGAAGGGCCATTAAGGAATACACAGAGTTTTATGATCGCGGTTATTGGGGATTAGGCTCAAGAAAAGCAGAGCCTACCTATGATTTATTCGCACTTGCCATGGTTATGATTCATGTATATTATCCGAAGCGGTTTGAAAAAGGAAAAGACCCAGAAAAAACTCTAATGCGTCATCTTCATCAAGCCTCTTCTCTAAAGCCATATGCAAATGCAATTCAAAAGGCATTATACGGAAAGTATCGTTCGAGTAAAGAAATGGAGCGGGACATTACAAATCAGCTGATGAATGCGTCCAACAATCGTTCAAATGACCAGCAATCGTCTCGATCTCACTCTCGAATACACAGGAAACAGCAGCAAAAAACCGTTCAAAAGCGTAATAATTCTTCTCCATCTCAAGCAAAATATATATGGGAAGGAGCTGGGATTATTGTTGTGGTCTGCATGTTTTATATACTTTACGTAATTTTGCAATGGATTTAG
- the spoIIE gene encoding stage II sporulation protein E: protein MMETLTRRGIKIMGTGLTSLENWKRKMGEQTKVLFIERGWLLFIVGFLLGRAIVLSSVSPFALSFLASVWLMRKEKSLKVVTATLLGAITIHWQHSLYIMGSMFGLFLLAFLFQRYRNQQQILPILVFVASILPRIVSYTIFQRVEVYDWVLALVEASLSAILVLIFMQSIPLISPKRYKQSLKNEEIVCMIILLASVLTGTIGWHINDVSLEQILSRYLVLWLAYIGGAAIGSTVGVVTGLILSLANVASLYQMSLLAFSGLLGGLLKDGKKFGVGMGLFVGTLLIGIYGEGVQALMPSMIESSFAVLLFFLTPEKWIRKLARFIPGTNEHSQEQEQYLQKVRNVTANRVEQFSEVFQALSKSFSQVQWQTEDDSESKETDYFLSNVTEKTCQACFKKDKCWAQQFDKTYNYMQEMMSELDAGTYQNKRKLQHEFENHCVKSKKVVETMQHELSFFQANQKLKKQVLESRRFVADQLSGVSEVMGDFAKEILKERENHELQEEEIVHALKGMGFEIEKLDIYSLDAGNVDIEMTLSFYDYKGEGAKIIAPVLSEILSETIVIKHEEISPFPNGYCYFSFGSARKFVINTGVSHAAKDGGLVSGDSYSTMELGAGKYAVAISDGMGNGERAHVESMETLRLLQQILQSGIEEKVAIKSINSILSLRTTDEIFSTLDLAVVDLHDAAVRFLKIGSTPSFIKRGDQLMKVESSNLPIGIIREFDVEVVSEQLKAGDLLIMMSDGIFEGPKHIENVDMWLKRKIRDMETEDPQAVADLLLEEVVRTRSGAIEDDMTVVVAKIQRNVPEWANIPIYENHAQ from the coding sequence ATGATGGAGACATTAACTCGACGGGGGATTAAAATAATGGGAACGGGATTAACCTCGTTGGAAAATTGGAAGCGGAAGATGGGGGAGCAGACGAAGGTATTGTTCATTGAACGGGGCTGGCTTTTATTCATCGTGGGCTTTTTACTTGGACGAGCGATTGTGCTTTCGTCCGTATCGCCTTTTGCCCTGTCTTTTCTCGCTTCCGTGTGGCTTATGCGGAAAGAAAAGTCGTTGAAGGTTGTGACTGCAACTCTATTAGGCGCTATCACGATTCACTGGCAGCATAGCTTATACATCATGGGATCCATGTTCGGTCTATTTTTACTTGCTTTTCTATTTCAACGGTATCGGAATCAGCAACAGATCTTACCAATTCTTGTGTTTGTCGCTAGTATTCTACCAAGAATCGTAAGTTATACGATTTTTCAAAGAGTAGAAGTATATGATTGGGTACTAGCATTAGTGGAAGCAAGCCTAAGTGCGATACTTGTTCTTATCTTTATGCAAAGCATTCCTTTGATATCACCAAAACGGTATAAACAATCTCTGAAAAACGAAGAAATCGTTTGTATGATTATCCTCCTTGCCTCTGTGTTGACCGGAACGATCGGCTGGCATATCAATGACGTGTCGCTTGAACAAATTTTGTCTCGTTATCTAGTTCTATGGTTGGCCTATATTGGTGGTGCGGCGATCGGTTCCACAGTTGGTGTGGTAACGGGACTCATACTAAGCCTGGCGAATGTGGCGAGTCTCTATCAAATGAGCTTGCTCGCCTTCTCTGGTTTATTAGGAGGACTATTAAAAGACGGGAAAAAATTTGGAGTCGGTATGGGTCTCTTTGTAGGGACGCTTTTGATAGGGATTTATGGGGAAGGTGTTCAAGCATTAATGCCATCTATGATAGAGTCTTCTTTCGCAGTATTACTATTCTTCCTCACTCCTGAGAAATGGATTCGCAAGCTTGCTCGTTTTATTCCAGGTACAAATGAACATTCTCAAGAACAAGAACAATACTTACAAAAGGTTCGTAACGTCACTGCGAATCGAGTGGAACAATTTTCTGAGGTCTTTCAAGCTTTGTCAAAGAGCTTTTCACAGGTGCAGTGGCAGACAGAGGATGATAGCGAATCAAAAGAAACGGATTATTTCCTGAGCAATGTTACTGAGAAAACGTGTCAGGCGTGCTTCAAGAAAGATAAATGCTGGGCGCAGCAGTTTGATAAGACGTATAACTATATGCAAGAGATGATGTCAGAACTAGATGCAGGAACGTATCAAAATAAGCGAAAATTGCAACATGAATTTGAAAACCATTGTGTGAAATCGAAAAAAGTAGTCGAGACCATGCAACATGAGCTCTCTTTTTTTCAGGCAAATCAAAAACTTAAAAAGCAAGTGTTAGAGAGCCGACGATTTGTAGCAGATCAACTCAGTGGAGTATCTGAGGTGATGGGTGATTTTGCTAAAGAAATATTAAAAGAACGTGAAAACCATGAACTCCAAGAAGAAGAAATTGTCCATGCGCTTAAAGGGATGGGTTTTGAGATAGAAAAACTAGATATATATAGTTTGGATGCAGGGAATGTAGATATTGAAATGACGTTATCGTTTTATGATTACAAAGGGGAAGGTGCTAAGATCATTGCCCCTGTTTTATCGGAGATACTTAGCGAAACAATCGTGATTAAGCATGAAGAAATTTCTCCATTCCCGAATGGCTATTGTTATTTCTCTTTTGGCTCAGCGAGAAAATTCGTTATTAATACGGGTGTATCTCATGCAGCAAAAGATGGAGGCTTAGTATCGGGAGACAGCTATTCCACAATGGAACTCGGGGCTGGAAAGTATGCTGTAGCGATTAGTGACGGAATGGGAAATGGGGAACGAGCACATGTAGAAAGTATGGAAACGCTACGGTTGTTGCAACAGATACTCCAGTCCGGAATTGAAGAGAAAGTTGCGATCAAGTCAATTAACTCGATTCTATCCTTACGAACGACTGATGAGATCTTCTCTACTTTAGATTTGGCTGTAGTTGACCTACATGATGCAGCGGTACGTTTTCTGAAGATTGGTTCTACGCCTAGTTTTATAAAACGTGGCGATCAACTTATGAAGGTGGAGTCAAGTAACTTACCTATTGGAATTATTCGAGAGTTTGACGTTGAAGTGGTGAGTGAGCAACTGAAGGCTGGCGATCTATTAATTATGATGAGTGATGGTATATTTGAAGGTCCAAAACACATCGAAAATGTCGACATGTGGCTGAAGCGAAAAATTCGCGATATGGAGACAGAGGACCCACAAGCTGTAGCTGATCTTTTGTTAGAGGAGGTTGTTCGAACGCGTTCTGGTGCCATTGAGGATGATATGACTGTTGTTGTAGCGAAGATCCAACGCAATGTACCAGAGTGGGCTAACATACCAATCTATGAAAACCATGCACAATAA
- the ftsH gene encoding ATP-dependent zinc metalloprotease FtsH: protein MNRVFRNTIFYALIFLVVIGVVGLFNSEEPEDTQLNYNQFMQKLNNGQIEEMTYQYTNQAYNISGKLTSTGEEGENESFNATFPDNEIVEEKMLNTAQEQGTVVENLKAEEPSGWVRFFTSIIPFVIIFILFFFLLNQAQGGGGKVMNFGKSKAKLFSEDKKKVRFKDVAGADEEKQELVEVVDFLKDPRKFAAIGARIPKGVLLVGPPGTGKTLLARAVAGEAGVPFFSISGSDFVEMFVGVGASRVRDLFENAKKNAPCIIFIDEIDAVGRQRGAGLGGGHDEREQTLNQLLVEMDGFGANEGIIIIAATNRPDILDPALLRPGRFDRQITVNRPDLKGRQEVLKVHVQNKTMDEDSVDLKTIAMRTPGFSGADLENLLNEAALVAARADKEKIDMQSIDEAIDRVIAGPAKKSRVISSKERNIVAYHESGHTIIGMVLDEADAVHKVTIVPRGQAGGYAVMLPKEDRFMMTKPELLDKIIGLLGGRVAEEVIFGEVSTGAHNDFQRATSIARKMVTEYGMSEKLGPLQFGGGGGQVFLGRDIQNEQNYSDQIAYEIDQEVQRIIKECYDRAKQILTDNKEQLELIAQTLLKVETLDASEIRSLFEDGVMPEESEHKLELAENKEKNSSESNSDVKVNIQSKDEEQKQSDEESTKDEEEENRKDD, encoded by the coding sequence ATGAATCGCGTATTTCGCAATACAATCTTTTACGCTCTAATATTTCTAGTTGTGATCGGGGTCGTAGGCCTTTTCAATTCAGAAGAACCTGAAGATACACAACTGAATTATAATCAGTTCATGCAAAAGTTAAATAATGGTCAAATTGAAGAAATGACCTATCAATATACGAACCAGGCTTATAACATCAGTGGTAAGTTGACTTCAACGGGAGAAGAAGGGGAAAACGAATCATTCAATGCAACATTCCCTGATAATGAAATCGTTGAAGAAAAAATGTTAAATACCGCTCAAGAGCAGGGTACAGTAGTTGAAAATCTAAAAGCAGAAGAGCCTAGTGGATGGGTGCGCTTTTTCACATCCATTATTCCTTTTGTGATTATCTTTATTTTATTCTTCTTCTTACTTAACCAAGCCCAAGGTGGCGGCGGTAAAGTAATGAACTTCGGTAAGAGTAAAGCAAAACTCTTCAGCGAAGATAAGAAGAAAGTACGTTTCAAAGACGTAGCCGGTGCGGACGAAGAGAAGCAAGAGCTTGTCGAAGTGGTTGATTTCTTAAAAGACCCACGTAAGTTCGCAGCAATCGGTGCTCGTATTCCGAAGGGTGTTCTTTTAGTAGGACCTCCAGGAACAGGTAAAACATTGCTTGCACGTGCTGTAGCAGGTGAAGCAGGTGTACCATTCTTCTCCATCAGTGGTTCTGACTTCGTGGAGATGTTTGTAGGTGTCGGTGCATCCCGTGTACGTGATCTATTTGAAAATGCGAAGAAAAACGCACCATGTATCATCTTTATTGATGAGATTGATGCTGTTGGTCGTCAACGTGGAGCTGGTTTAGGTGGAGGTCACGATGAGCGTGAACAAACGCTGAACCAATTGCTTGTTGAAATGGACGGTTTTGGAGCGAATGAAGGTATTATCATTATCGCTGCAACAAACCGCCCTGACATTCTTGACCCAGCGTTACTACGTCCAGGACGTTTTGACCGTCAAATTACGGTTAACCGCCCAGACTTAAAAGGACGTCAAGAAGTTCTTAAAGTACACGTGCAAAACAAGACAATGGATGAGGATTCCGTTGATCTTAAAACGATTGCAATGCGTACTCCAGGTTTCTCTGGTGCCGATTTAGAAAACTTACTGAACGAAGCTGCGCTTGTTGCTGCTCGTGCAGATAAAGAAAAAATTGATATGCAATCCATTGATGAGGCAATTGACCGTGTTATTGCTGGTCCAGCTAAGAAGAGCCGTGTTATTTCTAGTAAAGAACGAAATATTGTGGCTTATCACGAAAGTGGACACACCATTATCGGTATGGTTCTTGATGAAGCAGACGCCGTTCACAAAGTTACGATTGTTCCAAGAGGTCAAGCTGGCGGCTATGCTGTTATGCTTCCGAAAGAAGATCGTTTCATGATGACGAAGCCAGAACTGCTTGATAAGATTATCGGTTTACTTGGTGGACGTGTTGCTGAGGAAGTTATCTTTGGTGAAGTGAGTACAGGTGCTCACAATGACTTCCAACGTGCTACAAGCATTGCGCGTAAGATGGTTACTGAATATGGTATGAGTGAAAAACTTGGACCATTGCAATTCGGTGGGGGAGGCGGCCAAGTCTTCTTGGGTCGTGACATCCAAAACGAACAAAACTACAGTGACCAAATCGCTTACGAAATCGACCAAGAAGTACAGCGTATTATTAAAGAATGTTATGATCGAGCGAAGCAGATCTTAACGGATAACAAAGAGCAACTTGAGCTCATAGCGCAAACATTGCTTAAAGTTGAAACGCTTGATGCTTCTGAAATTAGATCCTTGTTCGAAGATGGTGTAATGCCTGAAGAATCAGAGCATAAACTAGAATTGGCTGAAAACAAGGAAAAGAATTCTTCTGAATCAAATTCTGATGTGAAAGTGAACATTCAATCGAAGGATGAAGAACAAAAGCAATCAGACGAAGAGTCAACGAAAGATGAAGAGGAAGAAAATCGTAAAGACGATTAA
- a CDS encoding S1 domain-containing RNA-binding protein encodes MSIEVGSKLQGKVTGITNFGAFVELPNGSTGLVHISEVADNYVKDINDHLSEGDQVEVKVINVENDGKIGLSIKKAQENYKSKPNNRGGGGGRKGGGGKGKNDRAQRPENFEAKMNRFLKDSEDRLATLRKHTESKRGGRGAKRG; translated from the coding sequence ATGTCAATTGAAGTAGGCAGCAAGTTGCAGGGCAAGGTAACAGGAATCACTAATTTCGGAGCTTTCGTGGAGCTACCAAACGGATCTACTGGTCTCGTTCACATTAGTGAAGTTGCTGATAATTACGTGAAAGACATTAATGATCATCTTAGCGAAGGCGATCAGGTTGAAGTGAAAGTAATTAACGTTGAAAACGACGGTAAAATTGGCTTGTCCATCAAGAAAGCTCAAGAGAATTACAAGAGCAAACCAAACAACCGTGGTGGCGGTGGTGGCCGTAAAGGCGGCGGCGGAAAAGGCAAGAACGACCGCGCTCAACGTCCAGAGAATTTCGAAGCGAAAATGAATCGTTTCCTTAAAGATAGCGAAGATCGCTTAGCTACTTTAAGAAAGCACACTGAATCCAAACGTGGAGGTCGAGGTGCTAAAAGAGGATAA
- the yabP gene encoding sporulation protein YabP, which translates to MEYYDKNESIRGQAEHHVKMNNRRNLEITGVKEVDSFDAEEFLLQTSMGYLVVRGQNLQMKNLDVDQGIVAIKGKVYELSYLDEQQSEKAKGFFSKMFK; encoded by the coding sequence ATGGAATACTATGATAAAAACGAATCGATTCGTGGACAAGCCGAGCATCATGTAAAAATGAATAACCGTCGTAACCTTGAGATTACAGGTGTTAAAGAGGTGGATAGCTTCGATGCAGAAGAGTTTTTGTTGCAAACGAGCATGGGATATCTTGTGGTTCGTGGTCAAAACCTCCAAATGAAAAACCTGGATGTGGACCAAGGAATCGTAGCGATAAAAGGAAAAGTATATGAGCTTTCTTATTTAGATGAACAGCAATCGGAGAAAGCTAAAGGATTCTTTAGCAAAATGTTTAAATGA
- a CDS encoding septum formation initiator family protein, giving the protein MAKNKSVAKIDSGYVQQYDAYMKRQQKKKKRLVRRLALFALVTFLLFGSLLSYHLKQRSLLADKQQEYQQLQEDMQQLNKKESDLKEEIQLLQDEEYVLQIARTNYFFSKEGEIIFKLPDNGPSY; this is encoded by the coding sequence GTGGCAAAAAACAAGTCTGTAGCCAAAATTGATTCAGGTTATGTACAACAATATGATGCCTATATGAAAAGACAACAAAAGAAGAAAAAACGTCTTGTTCGCCGGTTAGCTCTGTTCGCCCTTGTAACCTTCCTTTTATTCGGGAGTCTCCTGTCGTATCATTTAAAGCAACGGTCTTTACTAGCTGATAAACAACAGGAGTACCAGCAACTACAAGAGGATATGCAGCAGCTAAACAAGAAAGAATCGGATCTTAAAGAGGAAATTCAACTTCTACAAGATGAGGAATACGTGCTTCAAATTGCTCGTACAAATTACTTCTTCTCCAAAGAAGGCGAAATAATCTTTAAATTGCCCGATAATGGCCCGTCTTATTGA